The following is a genomic window from Verrucomicrobium sp..
AGGCCAGCGCCGGTTCCTCCATCTACTTTCTCCGGCCCAGGGTGGAGGCTCCGGCGTAGCGGGCGCGGTCGCCCAGTTCCCGTTCGATGGCGAGGAGCCGGTTGTATTTGGCGACGCGCTCCGAGCGGCAGAGGGAGCCGGTCTTGATCTGGCCCACCCCGGTCGCCACGGCGAAGTCAGCGATAAAGGTGTCCTCCGTCTCCCCGGAGCGGTGGGAGATGACCGCGCCGTAGCCCGCCTCCTTCGCCAAGGCGACCGTCTCCAGCGTCTCGGTCAGGGTGCCGATCTGGTTCGGCTTGATGAGGATCGCATTGGCGGTCCCCTTCTTGATTCCCTCCCGGAAGATCGCCGGGTTGGTCACGAAATTATCGTCGCCGACCAACTGGATACGGCGGCCTAGCTTACTCGTGATTTCCAACCATCCCAGGTCGTCGTCCTCGGCCATGCCATCCTCGATGGAGGCGATGGGGTAGCGATCCACCACGTCCATGTAGAGTTCCAGGAGGTTTTCGCGGGTGG
Proteins encoded in this region:
- a CDS encoding enolase C-terminal domain-like protein codes for the protein TRENLLELYMDVVDRYPIASIEDGMAEDDDLGWLEITSKLGRRIQLVGDDNFVTNPAIFREGIKKGTANAILIKPNQIGTLTETLETVALAKEAGYGAVISHRSGETEDTFIADFAVATGVGQIKTGSLCRSERVAKYNRLLAIERELGDRARYAGASTLGRRK